In Wolinella succinogenes DSM 1740, a single genomic region encodes these proteins:
- the ccoN gene encoding cytochrome-c oxidase, cbb3-type subunit I gives MQSNSALEYDYSISKLFVYATIAFGIVGLLLGVVIAFQMAFPELNYLAGEYGTFSRLRPLHTNGIIYGFTLSGVWAGWYYLGQRVLKITYNEHPFLKVIGHVHFWAYIVLMALAVVSLFAGLTQSKEYSELVWPLDLLVVVVWVLWGISLFGSMGVRREQTIYISLWYFIATFVAISALYIFNNLAVPTYLVSGYGSFFNSVSLYSGTNDAMVQWWFGHNAVAFVFTSAIIGLIYYFLPKESGQPIFSYKLTLFSFWGLMFVYIWAGSHHLLYSTVPDWMQSLGSIFSVILILPSWGTAVNMLLTMKGQWHQLKESPMIKFLVLASTFYMLSTLEGPIQSIKSVNALAHFTDWIVGHVHDGTLGWVGFTVIAAVYHMVPRMFKREIYSKQLMDAQFWIQTTAIILYFSSMWIAGITQGMMWRATDEFGNLAYSFIDTVTVLMPYYTIRAIGGLLYLVGFFMFTYNIIMTMVAAKELEKEPTYATPMAA, from the coding sequence ATGCAATCAAATTCTGCACTAGAGTATGACTACTCTATATCCAAGCTTTTCGTCTATGCGACGATTGCCTTTGGTATAGTGGGGTTGCTACTAGGGGTTGTGATCGCATTCCAGATGGCGTTTCCTGAGCTCAACTATTTAGCGGGCGAGTATGGGACATTTAGTCGATTGAGACCGCTGCACACTAACGGTATCATTTATGGCTTCACCTTGAGCGGTGTTTGGGCGGGTTGGTACTATCTTGGCCAAAGAGTGCTCAAAATCACCTATAACGAGCACCCTTTCCTTAAAGTGATCGGACATGTTCACTTTTGGGCTTATATTGTGCTTATGGCATTGGCGGTTGTATCGCTTTTTGCAGGACTCACTCAATCCAAAGAGTACTCAGAGCTCGTTTGGCCTCTAGACCTTTTGGTGGTTGTAGTCTGGGTTTTGTGGGGGATTAGTCTTTTTGGAAGCATGGGGGTTAGACGAGAGCAGACGATCTATATTTCGCTTTGGTATTTCATCGCGACCTTTGTGGCGATTTCTGCTCTTTACATCTTTAATAACCTTGCGGTTCCTACCTATCTTGTCTCTGGTTATGGAAGTTTCTTTAACTCCGTCTCTCTCTATTCTGGAACCAACGATGCGATGGTTCAGTGGTGGTTTGGACACAATGCTGTGGCGTTTGTCTTTACTTCGGCTATCATCGGTCTTATCTACTACTTCTTGCCTAAAGAATCAGGTCAGCCTATCTTCTCTTATAAATTGACGCTCTTCTCTTTCTGGGGCTTGATGTTTGTTTATATTTGGGCGGGCAGTCACCACCTTCTTTACTCTACTGTGCCTGATTGGATGCAGTCTCTTGGCTCTATCTTCTCAGTTATTTTAATTCTGCCCTCCTGGGGAACGGCGGTCAACATGCTTCTTACAATGAAGGGGCAGTGGCATCAGCTCAAAGAATCACCCATGATTAAATTCTTGGTTTTGGCATCCACTTTCTATATGCTAAGCACCCTTGAAGGGCCTATTCAATCTATCAAATCTGTTAATGCACTAGCGCACTTCACCGATTGGATTGTTGGACACGTTCACGATGGTACTCTTGGATGGGTCGGCTTCACAGTGATTGCGGCGGTTTACCATATGGTTCCTCGAATGTTTAAGAGAGAGATCTACTCTAAGCAGCTCATGGATGCTCAGTTCTGGATTCAGACCACAGCGATCATCCTCTACTTCTCTAGTATGTGGATTGCAGGTATTACCCAAGGGATGATGTGGAGAGCCACGGATGAATTTGGTAACCTTGCCTACTCCTTCATCGATACAGTCACGGTGCTCATGCCCTACTACACCATCCGAGCCATCGGAGGTCTTCTCTATTTAGTAGGTTTCTTCATGTTCACCTATAATATCATCATGACGATGGTGGCGGCTAAAGAGCTTGAGAAAGAGCCCACTTACGCTACGCCTATGGCTGCATAA
- the ccoO gene encoding cytochrome-c oxidase, cbb3-type subunit II: MFNWLERNPFFFTVAFLLVFSIAGLVEILPDFAKASRPTENLKPYSMLETAGRQLYIKESCNACHSQLVRPFKSETDRYGAYSLSGEYAYDRPFLWGSKRTGPDLHRVGDYRTTDWHENHMMDPTSVVPGSIMPAYKHMFKNAADIETAYAEAYTNKVVFGVPYDQPSGIKLGSFEEAKAAMFEEAKLIVEDMKNQDVKDALARGEIKEIVALIAYMNSLGQKRRAN, translated from the coding sequence ATGTTTAACTGGTTAGAACGAAATCCATTTTTCTTCACCGTTGCCTTTTTGTTGGTCTTTTCTATCGCGGGTTTGGTTGAGATTCTTCCCGATTTTGCGAAAGCCTCTAGACCTACGGAAAATTTAAAGCCCTATAGTATGTTGGAAACCGCAGGACGACAGCTCTACATCAAAGAGAGTTGCAACGCCTGCCACTCGCAGCTCGTTCGGCCTTTCAAATCTGAAACCGATCGATATGGAGCTTACAGCCTTAGCGGTGAGTACGCCTATGATCGACCCTTCTTGTGGGGTTCTAAGCGAACAGGTCCTGATCTTCACCGCGTGGGTGATTATCGAACCACTGATTGGCACGAGAATCACATGATGGATCCTACTTCTGTGGTGCCCGGTTCAATCATGCCCGCCTACAAGCATATGTTTAAAAATGCGGCTGATATCGAAACGGCCTATGCGGAAGCCTATACAAACAAAGTGGTCTTTGGGGTTCCCTATGATCAACCTAGTGGGATTAAGCTAGGAAGTTTTGAAGAGGCAAAAGCGGCTATGTTTGAAGAGGCAAAACTTATCGTTGAAGACATGAAAAATCAAGATGTCAAAGACGCCTTGGCTCGGGGTGAAATCAAAGAGATTGTTGCTTTGATCGCCTACATGAATAGCCTCGGACAAAAAAGAAGGGCGAACTAA
- a CDS encoding cytochrome c oxidase, cbb3-type, CcoQ subunit, producing the protein MDMEALREIQAYAYWFFSLALVIFLCGYIFHIYRSQIKGTRDYEKYGRLALDDELTDSLVEAREEKTENPKKES; encoded by the coding sequence GTGGATATGGAAGCTTTGCGAGAGATTCAGGCGTACGCCTATTGGTTCTTCTCTCTAGCGTTGGTGATTTTTCTGTGTGGGTATATTTTTCATATCTATAGGAGTCAAATCAAGGGGACTAGGGATTACGAAAAGTATGGCAGGCTGGCTCTGGATGATGAGCTCACTGATTCTCTCGTCGAAGCGCGCGAAGAAAAAACTGAGAATCCAAAGAAGGAGAGCTAA
- a CDS encoding c-type cytochrome, whose translation MEWLNLEDSVNALSLLGAAVILALTIFVAGGYIKKMKDSRAEGELAKESWDGIGEFKNDIPIGWGVTYLALIVWGFWYWFIGYPLNAYSQIGEYNEEVKSHNAKFESKWANADHKTLVEMGQSIFLVQCSQCHGETTEGMNGKAANLTRWGREEGIVDAVLQGAKGLNYPLGEMPAGLVDEASAKAVAAFVMAELSEVKKSKNPALVEQGREIWVTGTCSSCHGDDGKGLGGQAPDLTQYGTATFVAEVLEKGKKGHIGGMPAFKAPMLTEIQKKALANFIYSNK comes from the coding sequence ATGGAATGGCTAAATCTTGAAGATAGCGTTAATGCGCTGTCATTGCTGGGTGCTGCGGTCATTTTAGCTTTGACTATCTTCGTCGCGGGTGGTTACATCAAGAAGATGAAGGACAGTCGGGCTGAGGGTGAGCTGGCAAAAGAGAGTTGGGATGGTATCGGAGAGTTTAAAAACGATATTCCTATTGGTTGGGGCGTGACTTATCTCGCGCTTATCGTTTGGGGCTTTTGGTATTGGTTTATTGGCTATCCCCTTAATGCCTACTCTCAAATTGGGGAGTACAATGAAGAGGTGAAGAGCCATAATGCTAAATTTGAAAGCAAATGGGCAAATGCCGACCATAAGACCTTGGTTGAGATGGGTCAAAGTATCTTTTTGGTACAGTGCTCCCAGTGTCATGGTGAGACCACCGAGGGGATGAATGGCAAAGCTGCCAACCTTACTCGATGGGGTCGCGAAGAGGGAATTGTTGATGCAGTTTTACAGGGAGCTAAGGGTCTTAACTATCCTTTGGGCGAAATGCCTGCGGGTCTTGTGGATGAAGCAAGCGCTAAAGCTGTTGCCGCTTTTGTGATGGCAGAACTTTCTGAAGTGAAAAAGAGCAAGAACCCCGCGCTCGTCGAGCAGGGGCGAGAGATCTGGGTCACTGGTACATGCTCTTCCTGCCACGGGGATGATGGTAAAGGGCTTGGCGGACAAGCGCCTGACTTGACTCAATATGGCACCGCCACCTTTGTTGCGGAGGTCCTAGAGAAAGGTAAAAAGGGTCATATCGGTGGAATGCCTGCCTTCAAAGCACCTATGTTGACCGAGATTCAGAAGAAAGCTTTGGCTAACTTCATCTATTCTAACAAGTAA
- a CDS encoding DUF4006 family protein: MNGLFGVNGLLGYLVAVVLLLSVVGVFTFLAIGVQKEEATNYYRLEKAHDIQMYNSDNEKQYRSTK, from the coding sequence ATGAATGGATTGTTCGGAGTCAATGGACTACTTGGATATCTAGTAGCGGTTGTGTTGCTGCTTAGCGTTGTTGGAGTGTTCACTTTCTTGGCTATCGGGGTGCAAAAAGAGGAGGCAACTAATTACTATCGCCTTGAAAAAGCACACGATATTCAGATGTACAACAGTGATAACGAAAAACAGTATCGCTCAACCAAATAA
- a CDS encoding FixH family protein translates to MREKNFWPLGIFLVTMTVVGMIIWTVNLALKNPVELDNSYMSYYQQVDSNINEIQQEQKRFWGLYAIKPFSSKVEMNLPQGVSIELLKRETQEGVEGAKVTFRLTRPHTAREDIDLGEGREVGKGVYATPAIQFPKEGRWKLQAMIETSEGKGYFEKELNAR, encoded by the coding sequence ATGAGAGAGAAGAATTTTTGGCCTCTAGGAATCTTCTTGGTGACCATGACCGTGGTGGGAATGATTATTTGGACGGTCAATCTAGCGCTTAAAAATCCCGTAGAATTAGACAACTCCTATATGAGTTATTATCAACAGGTTGATTCTAATATTAATGAAATCCAGCAAGAGCAGAAGCGATTCTGGGGGCTCTACGCTATCAAGCCCTTCTCCTCTAAAGTCGAGATGAATCTACCTCAAGGGGTCTCTATTGAGCTTTTAAAAAGAGAGACCCAAGAGGGGGTTGAAGGGGCGAAGGTCACATTTAGACTCACCCGACCCCACACAGCGCGCGAAGATATAGACCTTGGAGAAGGCAGGGAAGTAGGCAAAGGAGTCTATGCCACGCCCGCCATCCAATTCCCCAAAGAGGGGCGATGGAAGCTTCAGGCAATGATTGAGACGAGCGAAGGCAAGGGCTATTTTGAGAAGGAATTGAACGCACGCTAG